Proteins encoded within one genomic window of Polaribacter sp. NJDZ03:
- a CDS encoding acetyl-CoA hydrolase/transferase family protein: MKIPNKMTAAQAVQLIKSNDRVLIQGGSATPQALINAMVARAPELRNVELVHLHTEGACGYTAPELRESFHTNAFFIGGNIRKMVGNTVDYIPVFLSEIPSLFREGYMKLDVVLVNVSPPDKHGFCSLGVSVDIVIAGIEQGKTIIAQINPRMPRTFGDAQIHLKHFDACVEVEEEIYEMKFVEPCDIEKSIGRNIAEIIDDGATLQMGIGGIPNAVLTFLHNHKNLGIHTEMFSEGIVDLVEKGIVNGSKKKTNPYKIVSGFAMGTRRLYDFMDDNPEIEMNDIAYVNDTSIIRKNPKVTAINSAIEVDLTGQICADSIGQRMFSGVGGQMDFMRGAALSKGGKPICAITSTTNKGISKITPMLKVGAGVVTTRAHARFVATEYGIAELFGKNLKQRAQALRDIAHPDHREELDKAIFERFGSSIRVK; encoded by the coding sequence ATGAAAATACCAAATAAAATGACAGCTGCACAAGCTGTTCAGTTAATCAAATCTAACGATAGAGTTTTAATCCAAGGAGGATCGGCTACACCACAGGCTTTAATAAATGCCATGGTAGCTAGAGCTCCCGAATTAAGAAATGTTGAGCTTGTTCATTTACATACCGAAGGAGCTTGTGGTTATACAGCTCCAGAATTAAGAGAAAGTTTTCATACCAATGCTTTTTTTATTGGAGGAAACATTCGTAAAATGGTAGGAAATACGGTAGATTATATTCCGGTTTTTTTAAGTGAAATACCAAGTTTATTTCGTGAAGGATATATGAAATTAGATGTGGTATTGGTAAATGTATCACCACCAGATAAACATGGTTTTTGTTCTTTAGGAGTTTCGGTAGATATTGTTATTGCTGGTATAGAACAAGGTAAAACCATTATTGCTCAAATTAATCCTCGCATGCCAAGAACTTTTGGCGATGCACAAATACATTTGAAACATTTTGATGCTTGTGTTGAAGTTGAAGAAGAAATCTACGAAATGAAATTTGTAGAACCGTGTGATATTGAAAAATCTATAGGTAGAAATATTGCTGAAATTATAGATGATGGTGCCACACTTCAAATGGGCATTGGAGGAATTCCTAACGCTGTTTTAACATTTTTACATAACCATAAAAATTTAGGTATACATACAGAAATGTTTTCTGAAGGAATTGTCGATTTAGTTGAAAAAGGCATTGTAAATGGATCTAAAAAGAAAACGAATCCGTATAAAATTGTATCAGGTTTCGCAATGGGAACACGTCGTTTATATGATTTTATGGATGATAATCCAGAAATAGAAATGAATGACATTGCCTATGTAAATGATACGTCTATAATCCGTAAAAATCCAAAAGTAACAGCAATAAATTCTGCCATCGAGGTAGATTTAACAGGTCAAATTTGTGCAGATTCTATCGGTCAAAGAATGTTTTCTGGTGTTGGTGGTCAAATGGATTTTATGCGAGGAGCGGCATTATCAAAAGGAGGAAAACCAATTTGTGCAATTACTTCAACTACAAATAAGGGAATTTCTAAAATTACACCAATGTTAAAAGTTGGAGCAGGTGTGGTAACAACTCGTGCGCACGCAAGGTTTGTAGCTACAGAATATGGTATTGCAGAACTATTTGGTAAAAATTTAAAACAACGAGCACAAGCACTAAGAGATATTGCGCACCCAGATCACAGAGAAGAATTAGACAAAGCTATTTTTGAAAGATTTGGAAGTAGTATTAGGGTTAAATAA
- a CDS encoding methylmalonyl-CoA mutase family protein → MSDKKKALFSDFSSVSTEQWMERVTADLKGADFDKKLVWKNLTGINFQPCYTIENSITQLKNTGENSQSLVNYRSVSACCGKSGNDLALKAIEEGINGIIFQMVTNVSVKELLNGIDLNEISVSFKLFNNAIPFTKELVAFAKGKNLKGYIDTDLISSYVTTGVFNENLVDITAELVKLTSDFPNFKAISISGTEYLDSGSNQVQEIAYTLSSLVFLTEKLKEKEIAVQDIFNNLNFNLAIGLEYFVEIGKFRAFNNLLAEVAAKYQITDFANTITAKTSIWSKSVTDAETNLLRCTTEAMAAILGNVDGVLIDAYDKEFKSASDFSSRIAGNITTILREESYFGKVSNPVDGSYYIEEVSSKIAEKALELFKAIEADGGFYINFENETIQQQIAEIRLQKLKLISQRRTPMVGINKYPNLMEKVPVNVLSSGITDDPKVLIPRRASLEIEAMRRVTEELVAETNVRPIVQLASYGNLTMRKARAAFAYDFIGVSGFDVHQEESFANAAIAATESAKSNSNVVVICSSDEDYNATAVDFVKTFRAIDTDKVLLLAGAPKNMDELTAAGLDGVVNMRTDVLVVLSNIQKKVQKTFKSLEV, encoded by the coding sequence ATGAGCGATAAAAAGAAAGCACTATTTTCAGATTTTTCTTCAGTTTCTACTGAACAGTGGATGGAAAGAGTGACCGCAGATTTAAAAGGTGCTGATTTTGATAAAAAACTAGTATGGAAAAACCTTACTGGTATCAATTTTCAGCCTTGTTATACTATTGAAAATTCAATTACACAGCTAAAAAATACAGGAGAGAATTCACAGTCGTTGGTAAACTATAGAAGTGTATCTGCTTGTTGTGGAAAATCTGGAAATGATTTAGCTCTAAAAGCAATTGAAGAAGGTATAAACGGAATCATTTTTCAAATGGTAACAAATGTATCTGTTAAAGAGCTTTTAAACGGAATAGATTTAAATGAGATTTCTGTATCCTTTAAATTATTTAATAATGCAATCCCTTTTACAAAGGAGTTAGTTGCATTTGCTAAAGGTAAAAACTTAAAAGGTTATATAGATACAGACCTGATTTCTAGTTATGTAACAACTGGTGTTTTTAATGAAAACCTTGTTGATATTACTGCAGAATTAGTGAAATTAACGAGTGATTTTCCAAATTTTAAAGCAATTTCTATTTCTGGAACGGAGTATTTAGATTCTGGATCAAATCAAGTTCAAGAAATAGCGTATACATTAAGTTCTCTAGTTTTCTTAACAGAAAAACTGAAAGAAAAAGAGATTGCAGTTCAAGATATTTTCAATAATCTAAACTTCAATTTAGCCATTGGTTTAGAGTATTTTGTAGAGATTGGTAAATTTAGAGCGTTTAATAATTTATTAGCTGAGGTTGCTGCTAAATATCAAATTACAGATTTTGCGAACACAATTACTGCAAAAACGTCTATTTGGAGTAAATCTGTAACAGATGCAGAAACAAATTTATTGCGTTGTACTACAGAAGCAATGGCTGCAATATTAGGCAATGTAGATGGTGTTTTAATTGATGCGTATGATAAAGAATTTAAAAGTGCATCCGATTTTTCAAGTAGAATAGCTGGTAATATTACAACCATTTTAAGAGAAGAATCTTACTTTGGTAAAGTTTCCAATCCTGTAGATGGTTCTTATTATATTGAAGAAGTAAGCTCTAAGATAGCCGAAAAAGCATTAGAATTATTTAAGGCGATTGAAGCAGATGGTGGTTTTTATATCAATTTTGAAAACGAAACCATTCAACAGCAAATTGCTGAAATCCGACTTCAAAAATTAAAACTAATTAGTCAGCGTAGAACCCCTATGGTTGGGATTAATAAATACCCGAACCTAATGGAAAAAGTTCCTGTAAACGTTCTTTCTTCAGGAATTACAGATGATCCTAAGGTGCTAATTCCAAGAAGAGCTTCTTTAGAAATTGAGGCAATGCGTAGAGTTACAGAAGAATTAGTAGCAGAAACTAATGTGCGTCCAATTGTTCAATTAGCCAGTTATGGAAACTTAACGATGCGTAAAGCCAGAGCAGCTTTTGCTTATGATTTTATAGGTGTAAGTGGTTTTGATGTACACCAAGAAGAAAGTTTTGCAAATGCAGCAATTGCCGCTACAGAAAGCGCAAAATCAAATTCAAATGTAGTTGTTATTTGTAGTTCCGATGAAGATTACAATGCAACCGCTGTCGATTTTGTAAAAACATTTAGAGCAATTGATACAGACAAAGTCTTACTATTAGCTGGTGCTCCAAAAAACATGGATGAATTAACGGCTGCTGGTTTGGATGGTGTTGTAAATATGAGAACAGATGTTCTTGTTGTGCTTTCTAATATTCAGAAAAAAGTTCAAAAAACCTTTAAATCTTTAGAAGTATGA
- the scpA gene encoding methylmalonyl-CoA mutase — protein sequence MKPDFSDIKINSAVKQTAANAENQDVWNTPEGIPVKKQFTKEDISKAEHLGFAAGVPPFLRGPYSAMYAMRPWTIRQYAGFSTAEESNAFYRRNLAAGQKGLSVAFDLATHRGYDSDHPRVTGDVGKAGVAIDSILDMEILFDQIPLDKMSVSMTMNGAVLPIMAFYIAAAKKQGVSLDQLAGTIQNDILKEFMVRNTYIYPPLPSMKIIGDIFDYTTKNMPKFNSISISGYHMQEAGATADIELAYTLADGMEYIRTGLKSGLKIDEFAPRLSFFWAVGMNHFMEIAKMRAARMLWAKIIKTFNPTNPKSMALRTHSQTSGWSLSEQDPFNNVARTCIEAMAATLGGTQSLHTNALDEAIALPTDFSARIARNTQIFIQDETQMTKSVDPWAGSYYVEYLTQEIAKKAWKLIEEVEELGGMAKAIETGVPKLRIEEASARKQARLDSAQDILVGVNKFKTTEKSNIEILDIDNTVVRDSQIARINKMKAERNSKAVAANLKALEDCAGNGKGNLLALAVEAAENFATLGEISDALEVHFGRHKADTKLISGVYGKEVKNDDTFARAQRLTDKFAEIEGRRPRVMIAKMGQDGHDRGAKVVASSFADLGFDVDMGSLFQTPEEVAKQAVENDVHFVGASSLAAGHKTLIPQLITELEKIGRPDIMVFAGGVIPAQDYDYLLERKVVAIFGPGTVISESAITIMEKYLEQE from the coding sequence ATGAAACCAGATTTTTCAGATATAAAAATAAATTCAGCTGTTAAGCAAACAGCTGCAAATGCAGAGAATCAAGATGTTTGGAATACTCCTGAAGGAATCCCTGTAAAAAAACAATTTACAAAAGAAGATATTAGCAAAGCAGAACATTTAGGTTTTGCTGCTGGTGTACCACCTTTTTTAAGAGGTCCTTATAGCGCCATGTATGCCATGCGTCCTTGGACGATTCGTCAATACGCAGGTTTTTCTACTGCGGAAGAGTCAAACGCTTTTTACAGAAGAAATTTAGCAGCAGGTCAAAAAGGACTTTCCGTTGCTTTTGATTTAGCGACACACCGTGGTTACGATTCCGATCATCCACGTGTAACGGGAGATGTTGGTAAAGCAGGTGTTGCCATCGATTCTATTTTAGATATGGAAATTTTATTCGACCAAATTCCGTTAGATAAAATGTCTGTTTCTATGACCATGAATGGAGCCGTTTTACCAATTATGGCTTTTTACATTGCAGCCGCAAAAAAACAAGGTGTTTCTTTAGATCAGCTTGCTGGTACGATTCAAAATGATATTTTAAAAGAATTTATGGTGCGTAATACATACATTTATCCACCGTTACCTTCTATGAAAATTATAGGTGATATTTTTGATTACACCACTAAAAATATGCCGAAATTTAACTCAATTTCTATTAGTGGTTACCACATGCAAGAAGCAGGTGCAACAGCAGATATTGAATTAGCATATACCTTAGCAGACGGAATGGAGTATATAAGAACCGGATTAAAATCGGGTTTAAAAATTGATGAATTTGCGCCTCGTTTATCATTTTTCTGGGCGGTAGGAATGAATCATTTTATGGAAATTGCAAAAATGCGTGCTGCACGTATGCTTTGGGCCAAAATTATAAAAACGTTTAACCCCACAAATCCAAAATCGATGGCTTTGCGTACACATAGTCAGACTTCTGGCTGGAGTTTAAGCGAGCAAGATCCTTTTAATAATGTAGCCAGAACTTGTATTGAGGCAATGGCCGCTACTTTAGGCGGAACGCAATCTTTACACACCAATGCATTGGATGAAGCCATTGCTTTACCTACAGATTTCTCTGCAAGAATTGCACGTAACACTCAGATATTTATTCAAGATGAAACTCAAATGACTAAGTCAGTTGATCCTTGGGCGGGTTCTTATTACGTGGAATATTTAACGCAAGAAATTGCGAAGAAAGCTTGGAAATTAATTGAAGAGGTAGAAGAACTAGGAGGAATGGCAAAAGCTATTGAAACCGGAGTTCCAAAATTACGTATAGAGGAAGCTTCGGCACGTAAGCAAGCGCGTTTAGATTCTGCTCAAGATATTTTGGTAGGTGTTAATAAATTTAAAACGACTGAAAAATCTAATATTGAAATTTTAGATATAGACAATACTGTCGTTAGAGATTCTCAAATAGCCCGTATAAATAAAATGAAAGCGGAACGTAATTCTAAAGCGGTTGCTGCCAATTTAAAAGCTTTAGAAGATTGTGCAGGAAATGGTAAAGGTAATTTATTAGCTTTGGCTGTGGAAGCTGCAGAAAATTTTGCTACATTAGGTGAAATATCAGATGCTTTAGAAGTTCATTTTGGAAGACATAAAGCAGATACTAAATTAATAAGCGGAGTGTACGGAAAAGAAGTAAAAAACGATGATACATTTGCAAGAGCGCAAAGGTTAACCGATAAATTTGCAGAAATAGAAGGTCGTAGACCAAGAGTTATGATTGCAAAAATGGGGCAAGATGGGCATGATAGAGGTGCAAAAGTTGTTGCTTCTAGTTTTGCCGATTTAGGTTTTGATGTAGATATGGGATCGTTATTCCAAACGCCAGAAGAAGTTGCTAAACAAGCAGTTGAAAACGATGTGCATTTTGTTGGAGCCTCTAGTTTAGCGGCTGGACACAAAACTTTAATTCCACAATTAATTACTGAATTAGAAAAAATAGGAAGACCAGATATTATGGTTTTTGCTGGAGGTGTAATTCCTGCACAAGATTATGATTATTTATTAGAAAGAAAAGTAGTAGCCATTTTTGGTCCTGGTACTGTAATTTCTGAATCTGCGATTACCATTATGGAAAAATATTTAGAGCAAGAATAA